One Faecalicatena sp. Marseille-Q4148 DNA window includes the following coding sequences:
- a CDS encoding glycosyltransferase family 4 protein, giving the protein MKILITSDLFEATINGVVTSVKNLERELTAQGHEVKILTVSNSCVSYRKENVYYIMSVPSGIYPDIRIPVSRGSEYVRELIAWKPDVIHSQCEFFTFGYAKRIAKETGAVLIHTYHTLYEQYTEYVPIGKSIGRAALGNWMRMRLKPVNMIIAPTKKVEKTLREYEMEQDITVIPSGIEIQKFMEKENDIVSKAIREKYGIEEEKKVILSLGRLGFEKRIEELLFGMQELLKTRKDVILMIVGGGPARESLEKTARELGIEGSVRFTGMVLPEETKDYYQMADIFVCASTSETQGLTYIEAMASGLPLVCRKDDCLDGVLEEGKNGFAYETLEEFAAGIVTLIDQKNVYENAVIRSRQIAEEFGTKRFGTRVESCYYHTLLKRRYEEYESFVICKEQAGRFKERCWARYGHARRIS; this is encoded by the coding sequence ATGAAAATTTTAATTACAAGTGATTTATTTGAGGCAACCATTAACGGTGTTGTTACATCTGTAAAAAATCTGGAGCGGGAACTGACAGCCCAGGGACATGAAGTAAAGATTCTGACAGTATCCAATAGCTGTGTTTCTTACCGGAAAGAAAATGTGTACTATATTATGTCTGTGCCTTCCGGTATTTATCCGGATATCCGGATTCCGGTATCACGGGGCAGCGAATATGTGCGGGAGTTGATTGCATGGAAACCGGATGTGATCCACAGCCAGTGTGAATTTTTTACTTTTGGGTATGCGAAACGAATTGCCAAAGAGACCGGTGCAGTGCTGATTCATACATATCACACATTATATGAACAATATACGGAATATGTTCCGATAGGAAAATCCATTGGCCGCGCAGCTCTTGGGAACTGGATGCGGATGAGGTTAAAGCCGGTGAATATGATTATCGCACCTACAAAAAAAGTCGAGAAAACGCTGCGGGAATATGAAATGGAGCAGGATATTACAGTTATTCCGTCTGGAATAGAAATACAAAAATTTATGGAGAAAGAAAATGATATCGTTTCAAAGGCGATTCGTGAGAAGTACGGGATTGAAGAAGAGAAGAAAGTGATTTTAAGTCTTGGACGGCTTGGATTTGAGAAGCGGATTGAAGAACTGCTCTTCGGAATGCAGGAGCTTTTGAAGACGAGGAAAGATGTGATTCTGATGATCGTGGGAGGCGGACCGGCAAGAGAGAGTCTTGAGAAAACAGCAAGGGAGCTTGGAATTGAAGGATCCGTGCGGTTTACAGGAATGGTTTTACCGGAGGAAACGAAAGACTACTATCAGATGGCAGATATTTTTGTATGTGCTTCCACAAGCGAGACACAGGGACTTACTTATATTGAAGCGATGGCAAGCGGTCTTCCTCTTGTCTGCAGGAAAGACGATTGTCTGGATGGTGTGCTGGAAGAGGGGAAAAATGGATTTGCTTATGAAACACTGGAAGAATTTGCGGCAGGGATTGTGACGCTGATTGATCAGAAAAACGTATATGAAAATGCAGTCATAAGAAGCCGTCAGATTGCAGAGGAATTTGGAACAAAGCGGTTCGGAACAAGGGTAGAGAGCTGTTATTATCACACATTATTGAAAAGAAGGTATGAAGAATATGAAAGTTTTGTTATATGCAAAGAACAGGCAGGTCGTTTTAAAGAGCGGTGTTGGGCGCGCTATGGTCATGCAAGAAGAATCTCTTAG
- a CDS encoding MFS transporter, giving the protein MEKEQSTVAILLPKKKKNAVQIGCICMMLSVAMYGLVFSTLTAPILESVNAMGYVSLFSIFAGLGLSIMTPIGGKLGDLIGRRNIVVIPGIICAVCGIAFAFVHSLVPLMVLRLLIGFAQGAFAAAPYIIAGLINEKKDVPKAMGMLATAVAVGGFGGSIIAGFLTDMGLLTVAILMPSIPLLAGVLLIGINMPNQKREGKVVIDVPGIIALVIAICGILLALNFGSSLGWTHPAIIAGFIIGIAALVALIKIEEKAKEPLIPLKLFKNSQYTVFLIVGFICYFYQNAMNIYAPIGAMKVMGTSTSMAGALQMPRTIITIFLPTIAGVWVGKKLANSWKAMAIGTLLAGIPMAVMGFTTPKTPILVYFIALTITGIAESYRSVSITACAQATLQPADMGVGTSLVNFVNSLSGTIASAVYGVAYDFNTVSDPTNVSNIQNGVNAVFWLAAIVSIIGFFIVIFAVKPKMKE; this is encoded by the coding sequence ATGGAAAAAGAACAATCAACTGTGGCAATTTTATTACCGAAAAAGAAGAAAAATGCTGTTCAGATTGGATGTATTTGCATGATGCTTTCAGTGGCCATGTACGGACTTGTATTTTCGACATTAACAGCACCAATTTTGGAAAGTGTAAATGCAATGGGATATGTATCTTTGTTTTCAATTTTCGCGGGACTTGGTTTATCAATCATGACACCGATCGGAGGAAAACTTGGGGATTTAATTGGCAGGAGAAATATTGTAGTAATACCGGGAATTATTTGTGCAGTGTGCGGGATTGCGTTTGCGTTTGTACATTCACTTGTTCCGTTGATGGTGTTAAGACTTTTGATTGGCTTTGCACAGGGAGCATTTGCGGCAGCGCCTTATATTATTGCGGGATTAATTAATGAGAAAAAAGATGTACCAAAAGCAATGGGAATGTTGGCAACTGCAGTTGCGGTCGGAGGTTTTGGCGGCAGTATTATTGCTGGATTTCTTACAGATATGGGACTTTTGACCGTTGCAATTTTGATGCCTTCTATCCCTTTACTTGCAGGTGTGCTTTTGATAGGAATTAATATGCCGAATCAAAAAAGAGAGGGAAAAGTGGTAATTGATGTTCCTGGTATTATAGCGCTTGTTATTGCAATTTGTGGAATTTTGCTTGCGTTAAATTTTGGTTCTTCACTGGGGTGGACACATCCGGCAATTATCGCAGGATTTATTATTGGTATTGCAGCGCTGGTTGCATTGATAAAAATAGAAGAAAAGGCAAAGGAGCCATTGATTCCGCTAAAGTTATTTAAAAATTCTCAGTATACGGTATTTCTGATTGTAGGATTTATTTGCTATTTTTATCAAAATGCAATGAACATTTATGCGCCGATTGGTGCTATGAAGGTTATGGGAACTTCAACAAGTATGGCGGGAGCTTTACAGATGCCGCGGACTATTATTACAATCTTCTTGCCAACTATTGCAGGAGTCTGGGTAGGAAAAAAATTGGCAAATTCATGGAAAGCTATGGCAATAGGAACATTATTGGCCGGAATTCCAATGGCAGTTATGGGCTTTACTACGCCTAAAACACCTATTTTGGTTTATTTTATCGCATTGACAATTACTGGTATTGCAGAAAGCTATCGTTCGGTTTCTATCACAGCTTGTGCACAAGCTACGTTGCAGCCGGCAGATATGGGAGTTGGAACATCTCTTGTTAATTTTGTAAATAGTCTTTCCGGTACAATTGCTTCGGCTGTATACGGAGTTGCCTATGATTTCAATACAGTATCAGATCCGACAAATGTATCTAATATCCAAAATGGAGTAAATGCGGTATTCTGGTTAGCGGCTATTGTATCGATAATAGGATTTTTCATCGTGATTTTTGCAGTAAAGCCGAAAATGAAAGAGTAA
- a CDS encoding peptidyl-prolyl cis-trans isomerase: MKGLKKRAAVLAAAAALAISGVTGCGTVNADKVIAKVDDTEITMGLLNFYVRYQQGVYETNYAQMMGGIDAMWSAEVGEGKTYEQSMKETSVELLKQMCVLEDHMDEYEITLTEAEKEKIKKAAEEFVKANKEEDLEAVSGDEETVERLLTLMTEQKKMHDAITAKADTEVSDDEARRKGMQYVLFSFTKTKEDGTTETMTAEEKKDLKKEAEAFAKSVKNEKDFEAFAEKNGYSAVDSSFGEGTTAPTEDMVKQLNELKVGGTTDVFESDSGYYVGRVTSELDRDATDQRKETIVQERKQEKFKEVYEGWEKEADITEDKKLLEKLDFEKQGVTLKTEEADAENADADSADTGNAEESTDTTEE; encoded by the coding sequence ATGAAAGGCTTAAAGAAAAGAGCAGCAGTACTTGCGGCAGCAGCAGCGCTGGCGATTTCAGGTGTTACTGGCTGCGGGACAGTGAATGCAGATAAAGTTATTGCAAAAGTAGACGATACAGAGATCACAATGGGACTTTTAAATTTCTATGTGCGCTATCAGCAGGGTGTTTATGAGACAAATTATGCACAGATGATGGGCGGCATTGATGCGATGTGGTCTGCAGAAGTCGGTGAAGGGAAAACATATGAGCAGTCTATGAAAGAGACATCTGTAGAGCTGCTGAAACAGATGTGCGTTCTGGAAGATCATATGGACGAATACGAAATCACTCTGACAGAAGCAGAGAAGGAAAAGATTAAGAAAGCTGCCGAAGAGTTTGTAAAAGCCAATAAGGAAGAAGATCTGGAGGCGGTTTCAGGAGATGAGGAGACAGTGGAACGTCTTCTTACACTTATGACAGAGCAGAAGAAGATGCATGATGCAATTACTGCAAAAGCAGATACGGAAGTTTCTGATGATGAGGCAAGACGCAAAGGAATGCAGTATGTACTTTTCTCTTTTACAAAGACGAAAGAGGATGGAACAACTGAGACAATGACAGCGGAAGAGAAAAAGGATCTGAAGAAGGAAGCGGAAGCATTTGCAAAGAGTGTCAAAAATGAAAAAGATTTTGAGGCATTTGCAGAGAAAAACGGATATTCAGCAGTAGATTCTTCATTTGGAGAAGGTACGACAGCGCCGACAGAAGATATGGTAAAACAGCTGAATGAATTAAAAGTGGGCGGAACAACAGATGTATTTGAGTCAGACAGTGGTTACTATGTTGGCCGTGTAACAAGTGAACTGGATCGGGACGCAACAGATCAGCGAAAAGAAACAATTGTACAGGAACGCAAGCAGGAGAAATTCAAAGAAGTATACGAAGGCTGGGAGAAAGAAGCTGACATTACAGAAGATAAGAAACTTTTGGAGAAGCTTGACTTTGAAAAGCAGGGAGTAACGCTTAAGACGGAAGAGGCGGATGCAGAAAATGCAGACGCAGACAGTGCAGATACCGGAAACGCTGAGGAAAGTACAGACACGACAGAAGAATAG
- a CDS encoding TVP38/TMEM64 family protein: MEKKGFRRAVNIVTILCTAAMISFVIYGLKSGIFTDRAMMEELVSRGGIWGPVTFMIIQMVQVVVPVIPGGITCAVGVVVFGPWYGLLYNYIGIVAGSCINFYLARRYGQCLVKFFVKEETYNKYITWLEKGKKFDKFFAAAIFFPCAPDDVLCMIAGLTKMSWKKFSAIILLGKPASIAAYSMALVYAGGFLSGLLG, encoded by the coding sequence ATGGAGAAAAAAGGATTTAGAAGGGCAGTCAATATCGTTACGATATTATGTACGGCAGCTATGATTTCATTTGTCATTTACGGATTGAAAAGCGGAATTTTTACAGATAGAGCGATGATGGAAGAACTGGTAAGCCGGGGTGGTATATGGGGACCGGTTACGTTTATGATCATTCAAATGGTACAGGTTGTTGTTCCGGTCATTCCGGGCGGAATTACATGTGCGGTGGGAGTTGTTGTGTTTGGTCCATGGTACGGACTGCTTTATAACTACATTGGCATTGTGGCAGGTTCCTGTATTAACTTTTATCTGGCCCGCCGATATGGTCAGTGTCTTGTGAAATTCTTTGTGAAGGAAGAAACGTACAATAAATATATTACATGGTTGGAAAAGGGGAAAAAATTCGACAAATTTTTTGCTGCGGCGATTTTCTTCCCATGTGCACCGGACGATGTGCTCTGCATGATTGCAGGTTTAACGAAAATGTCCTGGAAGAAATTTTCCGCTATCATCCTGCTTGGCAAGCCGGCTTCGATTGCAGCATACAGCATGGCACTTGTTTATGCGGGAGGATTTTTATCAGGCTTACTTGGGTAG
- a CDS encoding amidohydrolase, translating to MNYYERALELKEETIANRRFLHTNAEVGLNMPKAKKFVMEKLREYGVEPQECGYGVTATLGHGGKVLMLRADMDALPLPEESGEPFACPTGTEMHACGHDFHAAMLLTAAKMLKENEAKLKGTVKFMFQPAEETFEGSKNMIANGILENPKVDAALAYHVGSGRMPVGIYMYNNSGAMMYSVDGFRIEVKGKGSHGAYPEQSIDPINIAVHVYLALEAIMAREVDSTKSCVMTVGKFVAGTAANIIPETTVLEGTIRCNDKKERELMVRRMKEVAEKTADTYGGSVEITMLSEVPPLICDSKLTDEFVNYMKELEIPGMMPYPGVTANASEDFANIAERIPATFMYLSAGYMDERGDYGAHNPKVRFNEDVCPIGASCMAYCATRWLEDNQ from the coding sequence ATGAATTATTATGAAAGAGCTCTGGAGCTAAAAGAAGAGACAATTGCCAATCGTCGTTTTCTGCATACAAATGCTGAAGTTGGGCTGAATATGCCGAAAGCAAAGAAATTTGTAATGGAGAAATTAAGAGAGTATGGGGTGGAACCTCAAGAATGTGGATATGGAGTGACAGCTACATTAGGACATGGAGGGAAAGTACTAATGCTCCGTGCGGATATGGATGCACTGCCTTTGCCGGAAGAGAGTGGTGAACCATTTGCGTGTCCTACAGGGACAGAGATGCATGCTTGTGGACATGATTTTCATGCGGCAATGCTTCTGACTGCAGCTAAAATGTTGAAAGAAAATGAAGCAAAGCTGAAAGGAACTGTAAAATTTATGTTCCAGCCGGCAGAAGAAACTTTTGAGGGAAGTAAAAATATGATTGCAAATGGAATTCTTGAGAACCCAAAAGTTGATGCTGCGCTTGCCTATCATGTAGGTTCAGGAAGGATGCCGGTTGGGATTTATATGTATAATAACAGCGGGGCAATGATGTATTCGGTAGATGGTTTTAGAATTGAAGTAAAAGGTAAAGGTTCTCATGGAGCATATCCGGAGCAGTCAATTGATCCGATTAATATTGCAGTTCACGTTTATTTGGCGTTAGAGGCAATTATGGCAAGAGAAGTAGATTCCACAAAATCTTGTGTGATGACTGTAGGAAAATTTGTTGCAGGAACAGCAGCAAATATTATTCCGGAGACAACTGTGCTTGAAGGAACAATACGCTGCAATGATAAAAAAGAGAGAGAACTAATGGTTCGAAGAATGAAAGAAGTGGCAGAAAAAACAGCAGATACCTATGGCGGCTCTGTAGAAATTACAATGCTTTCAGAAGTACCACCGTTAATCTGTGATTCAAAACTGACAGATGAATTTGTTAATTATATGAAAGAATTAGAAATTCCAGGGATGATGCCATATCCGGGAGTTACGGCAAACGCGTCCGAAGACTTTGCCAACATTGCAGAGCGTATACCGGCAACATTTATGTATCTTTCTGCTGGATATATGGATGAAAGAGGAGATTATGGGGCGCATAATCCAAAAGTTAGGTTTAATGAAGATGTATGTCCGATTGGAGCTAGCTGCATGGCTTATTGTGCAACAAGATGGCTTGAGGATAATCAATAA